One Candidatus Poribacteria bacterium genomic window carries:
- the trpS gene encoding tryptophan--tRNA ligase, which yields MGDRRRILTGDRPTGKMHLGHYVGSLKNRVRLQDEYECYFIVADLHMLTTAPEKEHIDALRENVREMVLDYLGVGIDPGRSTIYLQSAVHAVYEMNLFFEMLVTLPRLSRLPSIKDMARAANLDDEAVPFGLIGYPVLQAADILMPRAHLVPVGKDNESHVEITREIARRFNAYYGEVFPVPDVMIGDVPTLVGTDGQAKMSKSLGNSILLSDDARTVEKKVQGMYTDPKRVRSDIPGTVEGNPVFVYHDAFNTNRAEVEDLKARYREGTVGDVEVKQKLTRALNDFLDPIRDRRQHFAEQSGYVEQVVYEGSLRVQKIGDETLTEMKKAMGFTGVWNRISRKARERIARENPSEG from the coding sequence ATGGGTGACCGACGGCGAATCCTGACCGGCGACCGACCGACGGGCAAGATGCACCTGGGGCATTACGTCGGTTCTCTGAAGAACCGCGTACGGCTCCAGGACGAGTACGAGTGCTACTTCATCGTCGCCGACCTGCACATGCTGACGACTGCGCCGGAGAAGGAGCACATCGACGCGCTCCGCGAGAACGTCCGCGAGATGGTCCTCGACTACCTCGGCGTCGGCATCGACCCAGGGCGGTCGACCATCTACCTGCAGTCCGCCGTCCACGCCGTCTACGAGATGAACCTCTTCTTCGAGATGCTCGTCACGCTGCCGAGGCTCTCCCGCCTTCCGAGCATCAAGGACATGGCGCGCGCCGCGAACCTCGATGACGAGGCGGTCCCCTTCGGACTCATCGGCTATCCCGTCCTCCAGGCGGCGGACATCCTGATGCCCCGCGCCCACCTGGTTCCTGTCGGCAAGGACAACGAGTCGCACGTCGAGATCACTCGCGAGATCGCGCGTCGGTTCAACGCCTACTATGGCGAGGTCTTCCCGGTTCCCGATGTCATGATCGGCGACGTGCCGACGCTCGTCGGAACCGACGGACAGGCGAAGATGAGCAAGAGCCTCGGCAACTCGATCCTGCTGTCCGACGACGCCCGGACCGTCGAGAAGAAGGTCCAGGGGATGTACACCGACCCCAAGCGCGTCCGATCCGACATTCCCGGAACCGTCGAAGGCAACCCCGTCTTCGTCTACCACGACGCGTTCAACACGAACCGCGCCGAGGTCGAGGACCTCAAGGCGCGCTATCGGGAGGGAACCGTCGGCGACGTCGAGGTGAAGCAGAAGCTCACCCGCGCGCTCAACGACTTCCTCGATCCCATCCGCGACCGGCGACAGCACTTCGCAGAGCAGTCGGGGTACGTCGAGCAGGTCGTCTACGAGGGTAGCCTGCGCGTCCAGAAAATCGGCGATGAGACGCTGACCGAGATGAAGAAGGCGATGGGCTTCACGGGCGTCTGGAACCGCATCTCCCGCAAGGCGCGCGAACGCATCGCCCGCGAGAACCCGTCGGAGGGCTGA
- the mnmA gene encoding tRNA 2-thiouridine(34) synthase MnmA — protein MGERIIVAMSGGVDSSVCAAILKDAGYDVIGVMMRLGDQEAAGPDGKRPTCCGIDGILDARHVAAQLDIPFYAVNYEAAFAASVVDYFTAEYQVGRTPNPCILCNKDLKFGALLDLADDLGAERVATGHYARIGADGSRHTLSKGVDAGKDQSYVLFPLTQSQLARTVMPLGELGKPDVRALAQRYGLSTATKPESQEICFIPDDDYKRFLKDRLGDAIEPGNIVDESGTVLGEHAGTPFYTVGQRRGLGIAAEHPLYVTEIHAADRTIVVGSADALLASELVAADVNWVSIEPPDGELRATVKIRYRDAGALATVTALPDGRARVRFDEPRRAVTPGQAAVLYRDDLLLGGGWIESASAPLAARIPEPVGWDARNIEGANDG, from the coding sequence ATGGGCGAGCGAATCATCGTCGCGATGAGCGGGGGCGTCGACTCGTCGGTATGCGCCGCGATCCTCAAGGACGCGGGCTACGACGTGATCGGCGTCATGATGCGCCTGGGCGACCAGGAAGCCGCCGGTCCCGACGGCAAGCGCCCGACTTGCTGCGGCATCGATGGCATTCTCGACGCCCGTCATGTCGCCGCGCAGCTCGACATCCCCTTCTACGCTGTCAACTATGAAGCCGCCTTCGCCGCGTCCGTCGTCGACTATTTCACGGCGGAATACCAGGTCGGGCGCACGCCCAACCCCTGCATCCTCTGCAACAAGGACCTGAAGTTCGGCGCGCTGCTCGACCTCGCCGACGACCTCGGCGCGGAGCGCGTCGCCACCGGACACTACGCGCGGATCGGCGCGGACGGCTCTCGTCACACGCTCTCAAAGGGCGTCGACGCGGGCAAGGATCAGTCCTACGTCCTCTTTCCGCTGACGCAGTCGCAGCTCGCGCGCACCGTCATGCCGCTCGGAGAGCTCGGCAAGCCCGACGTTCGGGCGCTGGCGCAGCGGTACGGGCTCTCGACAGCCACCAAGCCGGAGAGCCAGGAGATCTGCTTCATCCCGGACGACGACTACAAACGGTTCCTTAAAGACCGCCTTGGAGACGCCATCGAGCCGGGGAACATCGTCGACGAGTCGGGAACCGTCCTCGGCGAGCACGCCGGAACGCCCTTTTACACAGTCGGGCAGAGGCGCGGGTTGGGCATCGCTGCCGAGCATCCGCTCTACGTGACCGAGATACATGCCGCCGACCGCACCATCGTCGTCGGTTCCGCCGATGCGCTGCTCGCGTCCGAGCTTGTCGCCGCTGACGTCAACTGGGTGAGCATCGAGCCGCCTGACGGGGAGCTCCGCGCGACCGTCAAGATCCGCTACCGCGACGCGGGCGCTCTGGCGACCGTGACGGCTCTGCCCGACGGGCGAGCGCGCGTCCGGTTCGATGAACCCCGCCGCGCGGTCACGCCGGGACAGGCGGCCGTGCTCTATCGAGACGATCTGCTGCTGGGCGGCGGATGGATCGAAAGCGCGTCCGCGCCGCTCGCTGCGCGGATTCCTGAACCCGTTGGTTGGGACGCACGTAACATAGAAGGGGCAAACGATGGGTGA